One Aneurinibacillus migulanus genomic region harbors:
- a CDS encoding NUDIX domain-containing protein, translating into MQGVSTLFFFPNLLFPTTFPCQNIKCNLYREIREELGLSCLIHNLIDVWVYEVLEGKNVLIITYLCKCTDTLNVEISEEHSAFNWFSMSEIETVNMPKGYMDSIKKATKLR; encoded by the coding sequence TTGCAGGGCGTATCCACCCTCTTCTTTTTTCCGAATCTCCTATTTCCAACCACATTCCCCTGTCAAAATATCAAGTGTAATTTATATAGAGAGATCCGTGAGGAATTGGGACTTTCTTGTTTAATACACAATTTGATTGATGTATGGGTTTATGAAGTATTAGAAGGTAAGAATGTATTGATTATTACTTACCTATGTAAGTGTACAGATACATTAAATGTGGAAATTAGCGAAGAACATTCAGCATTTAATTGGTTTTCAATGTCAGAAATTGAAACCGTTAATATGCCTAAAGGGTATATGGATTCAATAAAAAAAGCAACTAAGTTGCGCTAA